Part of the Leptolyngbya boryana PCC 6306 genome is shown below.
CACTGGCAGCAGAGTAAGCTTTTGCATTGTACATAGATTAATGTTCCTGTAGTTGATGCTTGTGGATGTGAAGGGTGTTGTTACAGATCGTGATCGCAAATCATCGCTGTCATCTGATGATCATTCATCCACCTTCTGGACCAAGTGAGTCAGGTTCTTACCAAGGCTGCGGGGTTGGACCAATCGTAAATTCGGTTACGTTTGTATCTTCTGGCTGGTCGATCGCAAACGCCACCACCTTGGCGACCCGATCCGGTGAGATGCCATATTGCTGATACAAGGCTGTCATTTGTTCAGCCACATCCTGATTGGTAATCTGACCTAACAACTCAGTGTTAATGGCAGCAGGATAAAGGGTCGCAGTCCGAATGTTCGTTCCCTCAAGAGCCGACTCCATGCGGAGAACTTCCATGAAATCACGCACGAACCATTTCGTCCCACCATACACTGCACCCCCTGGATAAGCTTTTAATCCAGCAACCGATGAAGTGGCGATCACATGCCCAGACTTTTGATTAATAAACGTTGGCAACACCGCAGCGATACCATTGAGGACACCCTTGATATTGATATCCACGGTTCGATGCCATTCATCGGTTTTCAAGGCAGACAGTGGAGAATTTGGCATGATGCCAGCGTTCAAGAAAATCACATCAACGCCACCAAAGGTTTCCTGAGCAAGCTTAACGATCGCAGTGTTATCTGATGGGTTCACCACATCCATCACTTGATATGCTGCTTGTCCGCCAGCGCTTTGA
Proteins encoded:
- a CDS encoding SDR family oxidoreductase, with translation MIKDKVVIITGASSGIGEATAKLLASESAKVVLGARREDQLRQLVDEIQSAGGQAAYQVMDVVNPSDNTAIVKLAQETFGGVDVIFLNAGIMPNSPLSALKTDEWHRTVDINIKGVLNGIAAVLPTFINQKSGHVIATSSVAGLKAYPGGAVYGGTKWFVRDFMEVLRMESALEGTNIRTATLYPAAINTELLGQITNQDVAEQMTALYQQYGISPDRVAKVVAFAIDQPEDTNVTEFTIGPTPQPW